The Streptomyces sp. Alt3 genome has a segment encoding these proteins:
- a CDS encoding LacI family DNA-binding transcriptional regulator encodes MNKRLEGRAPARPTIKAVAAAAGVSTAAVSQAVNGTGRISEATRRRVLDAATELGWSPSASATALRRARTRTIALVVRRPTDVLGSDPHFSELITGLEGELAPRGYGLLLHLVADMAQESALYERLAAEGRIDGAVLTDARADDPRPDLLRGLGLPAVLLGAPDPGSPVPRVGLGQQGAGIREAVGHLLELGHRRVAYVAGPAELLHTRLRLHAFEEALAEAGLCPVAVRHSDFTERAAVDVTEALLSLPDRPTALVFPNDSMAVCGIGTAQRAGLRVPDDLSVVGYDNLSLGRWVHPRLTTVDQQVQRVGAAAARTLLAGCGEDVPPPVLDGRPRLVVRESTGPVPSPT; translated from the coding sequence GTGAACAAGCGTCTCGAAGGGCGTGCCCCCGCGCGCCCCACGATCAAGGCCGTGGCCGCGGCGGCCGGGGTGTCGACCGCGGCGGTCTCCCAGGCCGTCAACGGCACCGGCCGGATCTCGGAGGCCACCCGCCGCCGGGTCCTGGACGCGGCCACGGAGCTCGGCTGGTCCCCCAGCGCCTCCGCGACCGCGTTGCGCCGGGCCCGTACGCGCACGATCGCGCTCGTCGTCCGGCGGCCCACCGACGTGCTGGGCTCCGACCCGCACTTCAGCGAGCTGATCACCGGCCTGGAGGGCGAACTCGCCCCCCGGGGCTACGGTCTGCTGCTCCACCTGGTCGCCGACATGGCCCAGGAGAGCGCGCTGTACGAACGCCTCGCCGCCGAGGGCCGCATAGACGGCGCCGTCCTGACCGACGCCCGCGCCGACGACCCGCGTCCGGACCTGCTGCGCGGCCTCGGGCTGCCCGCCGTCCTGCTGGGCGCCCCCGACCCCGGATCGCCGGTCCCCCGGGTGGGCCTCGGGCAGCAGGGTGCGGGCATACGGGAGGCGGTGGGTCATCTGCTGGAGCTGGGCCACCGGCGCGTCGCGTACGTCGCGGGACCGGCCGAACTGCTGCACACCCGGCTGCGGTTGCACGCCTTCGAGGAGGCGCTGGCCGAGGCCGGTCTGTGCCCCGTCGCCGTACGGCACAGCGACTTCACCGAGCGGGCGGCCGTCGACGTCACCGAGGCTCTGCTCTCCCTGCCCGACCGGCCGACCGCCCTCGTGTTCCCCAACGACTCCATGGCCGTCTGCGGCATCGGCACGGCGCAGCGCGCCGGGCTGCGGGTGCCGGACGACCTGTCGGTGGTCGGCTACGACAACCTCTCGCTCGGCCGCTGGGTCCATCCCCGGCTGACCACCGTCGACCAGCAGGTGCAGCGCGTCGGCGCGGCCGCCGCGCGCACCCTCCTGGCCGGCTGCGGCGAGGACGTTCCCCCGCCCGTGCTCGACGGCCGTCCGCGTCTGGTCGTACGTGAGTCGACCGGCCCCGTGCCGTCCCCGACCTGA
- a CDS encoding carbohydrate ABC transporter permease codes for MKFGRSWLPAHIFAWLYMVLLVVPLYYLLVSAFKTNDQIFGSPFSLPTSFSTTNFTESFSSAHLGPAILNSMLVTALALVLTLVLAIPAAFAIARTEGRLGALVERVFSLGFLVPTFAALFPTFLLAAATGLFHTRAFMVLFLPATAMPLSVVILVQFMRTIPREMEEAARMDGASTFAVLRHVYTPMCMPGIATILLLNFLTFWNEYLYSLVIIGPDPDLRTVQVALPTLKSLTGTDYGILTAGTVLTLVPVWVVYTVLQKRMQQALVSGAVKM; via the coding sequence ATGAAGTTCGGAAGGTCCTGGCTGCCGGCGCACATCTTCGCCTGGCTGTACATGGTGCTGCTGGTCGTACCCCTCTACTACCTGCTGGTCTCGGCGTTCAAGACGAACGACCAGATCTTCGGGAGCCCGTTCTCCCTGCCCACCTCCTTCTCCACCACCAACTTCACCGAGTCGTTCTCCTCCGCGCACCTCGGGCCCGCGATCCTCAACTCGATGCTCGTGACCGCGCTGGCGCTGGTGCTGACCCTGGTGCTCGCGATACCCGCCGCCTTCGCGATCGCGCGGACGGAGGGCCGGCTCGGGGCCCTGGTGGAGCGGGTGTTCTCGCTCGGCTTCCTGGTCCCCACCTTCGCCGCGCTCTTCCCCACCTTCCTGCTCGCCGCCGCCACCGGGCTGTTCCACACCCGGGCGTTCATGGTGCTGTTCCTGCCGGCGACGGCGATGCCGCTGTCCGTCGTCATCCTCGTGCAGTTCATGCGGACCATCCCACGCGAGATGGAGGAGGCGGCCCGCATGGACGGGGCGTCCACCTTCGCCGTCCTGCGGCACGTCTACACGCCGATGTGCATGCCGGGCATCGCGACGATCCTGCTGCTGAACTTCCTGACGTTCTGGAACGAGTACCTCTACTCGCTGGTCATCATCGGTCCCGACCCGGACCTGCGGACGGTGCAGGTCGCCCTTCCCACGCTCAAGTCCCTGACGGGGACGGACTACGGCATCCTTACCGCGGGCACGGTGCTGACCCTGGTCCCGGTCTGGGTGGTCTACACCGTGCTCCAGAAGCGGATGCAGCAGGCCCTCGTCAGCGGAGCGGTGAAAATGTGA
- a CDS encoding carbohydrate ABC transporter permease → MTMLSSAPGGASVRGPVTPPPSASVTKRRTQGGVILAVPALVWYLVFMVGPLVAIFVIAALHWPGMLQPVSFAGTGNISTVLDDPVFWDAVQNTAVQLVVAVPLMIVGAYMLGYYVAQKPPGHRVLRYLLFIPGLISTPAKAMVFYAVLSPDGLLNGALDKVGLGSLTDAWLASPSTALASLILLDVWSGIGFTAVLFAARLGSVPDEIGEAAQLDGAGHWRAMWRIHFPVIRDFVGVVTMLQFLWTLFGSAQNVLLLTQGGPGSSSTTLSFLVYQKAFIAADLGYSQTVGVVLFLVGLAGLLTIRRVFRQNY, encoded by the coding sequence ATGACGATGCTCTCGTCCGCCCCGGGCGGCGCCTCGGTCCGCGGACCGGTCACTCCCCCGCCGTCCGCCTCCGTCACCAAGCGCCGTACGCAGGGCGGGGTCATCCTCGCCGTGCCCGCGCTGGTCTGGTACCTGGTCTTCATGGTCGGCCCACTGGTCGCCATCTTCGTCATCGCGGCCCTGCACTGGCCGGGCATGCTCCAGCCGGTCTCGTTCGCCGGTACCGGCAACATCAGCACGGTCCTTGACGATCCGGTCTTCTGGGACGCGGTGCAGAACACCGCGGTGCAACTCGTCGTGGCAGTGCCGCTGATGATCGTCGGCGCGTACATGCTCGGGTACTACGTCGCGCAGAAGCCGCCGGGACACCGCGTCCTGCGGTACCTGCTCTTCATCCCCGGGCTGATCTCCACCCCCGCCAAGGCGATGGTGTTCTACGCGGTCCTGTCGCCGGACGGCCTGCTCAACGGCGCGCTGGACAAGGTGGGTCTCGGCTCGCTCACGGACGCCTGGCTCGCGTCGCCCTCCACCGCGCTCGCCTCCCTCATCCTCCTCGACGTGTGGAGCGGCATCGGGTTCACCGCCGTGCTGTTCGCGGCCCGGCTCGGCAGCGTGCCGGACGAGATCGGTGAGGCCGCGCAGCTCGACGGCGCCGGTCACTGGCGCGCCATGTGGCGCATCCACTTCCCCGTCATCAGGGACTTCGTCGGTGTCGTGACGATGCTCCAGTTCCTCTGGACGCTCTTCGGTTCGGCGCAGAACGTGCTGCTGCTGACCCAGGGCGGCCCGGGGAGCTCGTCGACGACGTTGTCCTTCCTCGTGTACCAGAAGGCGTTCATCGCGGCCGACCTCGGCTACAGCCAGACCGTCGGAGTGGTCCTCTTCCTGGTCGGCCTCGCCGGGCTGCTCACCATCCGCCGCGTCTTCCGCCAGAACTACTGA
- a CDS encoding ABC transporter substrate-binding protein yields the protein MRSPLSRRGFLAAGSGLAAATALPAMSGCSTLASADSDPGTLVVHTQLGTTAPGSPTYTAAVKDFEKENPGLRVKNLVNGDDLPQVYETSRLARKEPDVVMVNLYDKTLAWTDVGATVDVKGYLDDWGLRERVLPAALTEWTDDEGRIRAFPYFAANWPVAFNTHLLDRAGVGAIPTTGDQLIGAARKLRAKGIAPVTVGGNDWTGQKLLAQIIQTFLTPEEARQIYTTGDFSGSRGARAGIDYFVTLRDAGVFADKAQGLTSDSMTTQYNTEAAAIQSAMSSALAKVPAKAAGHTEIGGWPLAPGAAHEKPTILRSFTLIGFWISPNGVKKLSSVEKFIRFMYRPEIVSRFITESGRDMALVTDTVSKDFPLVAEAQQLGDRVGQALLPDLYVPPTATQPLITATSTAFTRGTSAASVRSALESAYRTA from the coding sequence GTGCGCTCACCCCTGAGTCGGCGCGGTTTCCTTGCCGCTGGTTCCGGCCTCGCCGCCGCTACCGCGCTGCCCGCAATGTCCGGCTGTTCCACGCTCGCCTCGGCCGATTCCGACCCCGGCACGCTCGTCGTCCACACCCAGCTCGGCACGACCGCGCCGGGCTCGCCCACGTACACCGCCGCCGTGAAGGACTTCGAGAAGGAGAACCCGGGTCTCCGGGTGAAGAACCTCGTCAACGGCGACGACCTCCCCCAGGTCTACGAGACCTCGCGGCTGGCCCGTAAGGAGCCGGACGTGGTCATGGTCAACCTGTACGACAAGACGCTCGCCTGGACCGACGTCGGCGCCACCGTCGACGTCAAGGGCTACCTCGACGACTGGGGCCTGCGCGAGCGCGTCCTGCCCGCCGCGCTCACCGAGTGGACCGACGACGAGGGCAGGATCCGCGCCTTCCCCTACTTCGCCGCCAACTGGCCGGTCGCCTTCAACACCCATCTGCTCGACCGCGCCGGTGTCGGCGCGATCCCCACCACCGGGGACCAGCTCATCGGTGCCGCGCGGAAGCTGCGGGCCAAGGGCATCGCACCGGTGACCGTCGGCGGCAACGACTGGACGGGGCAGAAGCTGCTCGCCCAGATCATCCAGACCTTCCTCACCCCGGAGGAGGCCCGGCAGATCTACACGACCGGGGACTTCAGCGGGAGCCGGGGCGCCCGCGCGGGCATCGACTACTTCGTGACGCTCCGGGACGCGGGCGTCTTCGCCGACAAGGCGCAGGGGCTGACCTCCGACTCGATGACCACGCAGTACAACACGGAGGCGGCGGCCATCCAGTCCGCGATGTCCTCCGCCCTGGCCAAGGTCCCGGCGAAGGCTGCCGGGCACACCGAGATCGGCGGCTGGCCGCTCGCGCCGGGCGCCGCCCACGAGAAGCCGACCATCCTGCGCTCGTTCACCCTCATCGGCTTCTGGATCAGCCCGAACGGCGTCAAGAAGCTGTCCTCGGTCGAGAAGTTCATCCGCTTCATGTACCGCCCCGAGATCGTGTCGCGCTTCATCACCGAGAGCGGCCGTGACATGGCGCTGGTGACCGACACGGTCAGCAAGGACTTCCCGCTGGTGGCCGAGGCCCAGCAGCTCGGCGACCGGGTCGGCCAGGCGCTCCTGCCCGACCTCTACGTCCCGCCGACCGCGACCCAGCCGCTGATCACCGCGACCAGCACCGCCTTCACCCGGGGGACGAGCGCGGCCTCCGTGCGCTCCGCCCTGGAATCCGCCTACCGCACGGCCTGA
- a CDS encoding DUF397 domain-containing protein has translation MAEHTIPDASALTGWRKSTFSGNEGGSCLEVLDGHPSGVPVRDSKSPQGPALLIPAAGWSSFVAAVKAGCLSA, from the coding sequence GTGGCTGAACACACCATTCCCGACGCTTCCGCGCTCACCGGCTGGCGCAAGTCCACCTTCAGCGGCAACGAAGGCGGCAGCTGCCTGGAGGTCCTGGACGGCCACCCCTCCGGCGTCCCCGTCCGGGATTCCAAGTCGCCGCAGGGCCCGGCCCTGTTGATACCGGCCGCAGGCTGGTCGTCCTTCGTCGCCGCCGTCAAGGCCGGGTGCCTCTCCGCCTGA
- a CDS encoding helix-turn-helix domain-containing protein — protein MSNTYGEWLRETRRAAGLTQQELADAAVMTRSHIAHIEAGRRVPSKEDARRLDTALNTGNVLSSFLPDDDAAVADYFESALVLEQQALMLREFALSFVPGILQTERYARAVLSTSFPPVSEEECDRLVVTRLDRAKILAAPVRPVVWALLDEAVLRRAVGKPDVMAEQIMHIVGLVEKRRVRVYVLPFGLGVHPLMQGMLTLMRFEDQPPVAYSEGIQVGKVHDSPAMVERLEGAYDLALGDAMPLQESLTFMRATAKDYGYRG, from the coding sequence TTGAGTAACACCTATGGGGAATGGCTCAGGGAAACGCGTCGGGCGGCCGGGCTCACACAGCAGGAACTGGCAGACGCGGCGGTGATGACCCGTTCGCACATTGCACACATCGAGGCGGGGCGTCGCGTGCCGTCGAAAGAGGACGCACGGCGGCTGGACACTGCCCTGAACACCGGAAACGTGCTGAGCAGCTTCCTTCCGGACGACGACGCGGCGGTCGCCGACTACTTCGAATCGGCTCTCGTGCTCGAACAACAGGCGTTGATGCTGCGTGAGTTCGCCCTCTCGTTCGTCCCGGGAATCCTGCAAACGGAAAGGTACGCGCGTGCGGTTCTGAGCACGTCGTTCCCTCCGGTGAGTGAAGAGGAATGTGACAGGCTCGTTGTCACACGGCTCGATCGAGCGAAGATCCTTGCCGCTCCGGTACGGCCTGTGGTTTGGGCGCTGCTCGACGAGGCGGTGCTACGCCGCGCTGTCGGCAAACCGGATGTCATGGCAGAGCAGATCATGCACATCGTGGGTCTGGTGGAGAAGAGGCGCGTCCGCGTCTACGTGCTGCCCTTCGGCCTCGGGGTCCACCCCCTCATGCAGGGCATGCTCACTTTGATGCGCTTCGAGGACCAGCCCCCTGTGGCCTACTCGGAGGGCATTCAAGTCGGCAAGGTGCACGACTCGCCGGCCATGGTCGAGCGGCTCGAAGGCGCCTACGATCTTGCCCTGGGCGACGCGATGCCGTTGCAGGAGTCATTGACCTTCATGAGGGCGACCGCAAAGGACTACGGATACCGTGGCTGA
- a CDS encoding RidA family protein, translating to MARAVTLIRSASLSDVAEYAYAATAPADARLIFLAGACPLNEDGSTAAVGDYAGQAAKAFENMRTALADAGASLEDVISTRVLVASSRQEDLVTAWGVVRSGFGEHDAPSTLLGVTVLGYHDQLVEIEAVAAVLDA from the coding sequence ATGGCCCGCGCTGTCACGCTCATCAGATCCGCCTCACTGTCCGACGTGGCCGAGTACGCCTACGCCGCCACCGCCCCCGCCGACGCCCGGCTGATCTTCCTCGCCGGCGCATGCCCGCTGAACGAGGACGGTTCGACGGCGGCGGTGGGCGACTACGCGGGCCAGGCGGCGAAGGCGTTCGAGAACATGCGCACCGCCCTCGCCGACGCCGGCGCCTCGCTGGAGGACGTCATCAGTACGCGGGTGCTCGTCGCGTCCTCGCGGCAGGAGGACCTGGTGACCGCCTGGGGCGTGGTCCGGTCAGGTTTCGGCGAACACGACGCCCCGAGCACACTGCTGGGCGTCACGGTCCTCGGGTACCACGACCAGCTCGTGGAGATCGAAGCGGTCGCAGCGGTGCTCGACGCCTGA
- a CDS encoding ATP-binding protein: MPDDSPLIQSLRAAVSAVPADVPLRLHLAQLLLEEGRSDDAVAEAAVALQYVPGDAQARALMAQAMGMAPSSPAKPPQSEQRPGPRAGFDWKAAAEQVGDAVPPRFAETPARADGQDDSADAGAWDVEEPGTVRLADVGGMQDVKDRLEAAFLAPLRNPELRKLYGKSLRGGLLLYGPPGCGKTFVARAVAGELGAAFLSVSVNDVLDMWMGNSERNMHEIFETARRQAPCVVFLDELDALGAKRSRTAHSGMRNTVNQLLSELDGIDSAANEGVFVLAATNVPWDVDNALRRPGRLDRTILVLPPDRTAREAILRHHLRERPIENIDLSKLAKITDGLSGADLAHLCEAAAERALLDSVRTGTVRMIGMKDLLAAADDVVPSAEPWFASARNVAMFANEGGMYDDLVAYLKKRRKL; the protein is encoded by the coding sequence ATGCCGGACGACTCCCCTCTCATACAGAGCCTGCGTGCCGCGGTTTCCGCCGTACCCGCCGATGTGCCCCTGCGGCTGCACCTGGCCCAGCTTCTGCTGGAGGAGGGACGGTCCGATGACGCCGTCGCCGAGGCGGCCGTGGCCCTGCAGTACGTACCGGGCGACGCCCAGGCTCGGGCCCTGATGGCGCAGGCGATGGGCATGGCGCCGTCGTCGCCGGCGAAGCCCCCGCAGTCGGAGCAACGCCCGGGCCCGCGGGCCGGGTTCGACTGGAAGGCCGCCGCGGAACAGGTCGGGGACGCCGTGCCGCCGCGGTTCGCCGAGACGCCCGCCCGCGCGGACGGGCAGGACGATTCCGCGGATGCTGGCGCGTGGGACGTGGAGGAACCCGGCACCGTGCGACTGGCCGACGTCGGTGGCATGCAGGACGTCAAGGACCGTCTGGAGGCAGCCTTCCTCGCGCCTCTGCGCAACCCCGAGCTGCGCAAGCTGTACGGCAAGAGCCTTCGTGGCGGGCTGCTGCTGTACGGGCCGCCCGGCTGCGGCAAGACGTTCGTGGCGCGGGCGGTGGCCGGTGAGCTGGGCGCCGCCTTCCTATCCGTGTCGGTGAACGACGTCCTCGACATGTGGATGGGCAACTCCGAACGCAACATGCACGAGATCTTCGAGACCGCCCGCCGCCAGGCGCCCTGCGTGGTCTTCCTGGACGAGCTGGACGCACTCGGTGCCAAGCGCAGTCGTACCGCGCACAGCGGCATGCGCAACACGGTCAACCAACTGCTCAGCGAGTTGGACGGCATCGATTCGGCAGCGAACGAGGGCGTGTTCGTGCTGGCCGCCACCAACGTGCCCTGGGACGTGGACAACGCCCTGCGCCGCCCCGGACGCCTGGACCGGACGATCCTCGTCCTGCCGCCCGACAGAACCGCCCGGGAGGCGATCCTCCGCCACCACCTGCGGGAGAGGCCGATCGAGAACATCGACCTGAGCAAGCTGGCCAAGATCACCGACGGTCTGTCCGGCGCGGACCTGGCCCATCTCTGCGAGGCGGCGGCCGAGCGGGCACTGCTGGACTCGGTGCGTACCGGCACCGTACGCATGATCGGCATGAAGGACCTGCTGGCCGCGGCCGACGACGTGGTTCCGTCCGCGGAACCGTGGTTCGCCTCCGCACGCAACGTGGCGATGTTCGCCAACGAGGGCGGGATGTACGACGACCTGGTGGCCTACCTGAAGAAGAGGCGCAAGCTGTGA
- a CDS encoding tetratricopeptide repeat protein, with protein sequence MTATLHPAVERADLLIDLKRYEEARELLTQRLAEDPEDIRAWVKLARSHLWDEKGGAKALEATERALALNAEDTGALTIHAHALRASGRFPETEGVLRDVIRLDPDHWHGYALLADWLWRIRLIHSGQANGGQARREDVLPGLREADALVREAIRLGPEEVYAYEVGLRIVDMLGDRAAADQWERAVLRIDPQHEDALTRQAKKAAAAPGVMAKEAATLYADALASAPGSELMQRGLDDASYRLLRGVRWLALLCLVFAAVGIDLFETEGETQRELPLVLGQRLWDLVPMAVVWVLGALLRYRRLRAGVQVNLRSIIRRRTWPRIVLGQAAWVMLCALLIIQIPWTERTVPLVLFWAGLVPTVATMWFDRRKTG encoded by the coding sequence GTGACCGCGACCCTGCACCCCGCCGTGGAGCGGGCCGACCTGCTCATCGACCTGAAGCGGTACGAAGAGGCCAGGGAACTGCTGACCCAGAGGCTCGCGGAGGACCCCGAGGACATCCGGGCCTGGGTCAAGCTGGCCCGCAGCCATCTCTGGGACGAGAAGGGCGGCGCGAAGGCGCTGGAAGCCACCGAGCGGGCACTGGCCCTGAACGCCGAGGACACCGGGGCACTCACGATCCACGCCCATGCCCTGCGGGCGTCGGGCCGCTTCCCGGAGACGGAGGGCGTGCTGCGCGACGTGATCCGGCTCGACCCCGACCACTGGCACGGCTACGCGCTGCTCGCCGACTGGCTGTGGCGCATCAGGTTGATCCACTCCGGACAGGCCAACGGCGGCCAGGCACGGCGCGAGGACGTACTGCCCGGCCTGCGGGAGGCCGACGCACTCGTCCGGGAGGCGATCCGGCTGGGCCCCGAGGAGGTGTACGCCTATGAGGTGGGGTTGCGGATCGTCGACATGCTGGGCGACCGGGCCGCCGCCGACCAGTGGGAGCGGGCTGTCCTCCGGATCGACCCGCAGCATGAGGACGCCCTGACCCGGCAGGCGAAGAAGGCGGCGGCCGCCCCCGGCGTCATGGCGAAGGAGGCCGCCACCCTCTACGCCGACGCGCTGGCCTCCGCCCCCGGCTCGGAGCTGATGCAGCGCGGCCTGGACGACGCCTCCTACCGCCTGCTGCGCGGCGTCCGCTGGCTGGCTCTGCTCTGCCTGGTTTTCGCAGCCGTGGGTATCGACCTGTTCGAGACGGAGGGGGAGACCCAGCGGGAGCTGCCGCTCGTGCTCGGCCAGCGGCTGTGGGACCTCGTCCCCATGGCCGTCGTCTGGGTCCTGGGCGCACTGCTGCGCTACCGCCGCCTGCGCGCCGGTGTCCAGGTCAACCTGCGATCGATCATCCGGCGCCGCACGTGGCCCCGCATCGTCCTGGGCCAGGCGGCGTGGGTCATGCTCTGTGCGTTGTTGATCATCCAGATACCTTGGACGGAGCGCACGGTTCCGCTCGTACTGTTCTGGGCCGGCCTGGTGCCGACGGTGGCGACGATGTGGTTCGACCGGAGGAAGACCGGCTGA
- a CDS encoding immunity 49 family protein, translated as MIANITRHDMPGGPDAENFADRLTRSQAKDIDELEESADLIDFTFTTSLLALHARCVIDPRAAAIETWEAAVNAMQLGSTLFAVTGASNGTIECRIDRKLRSIPALGSMSTADAGNWLTAFWLAVICREQQRMTQLCEIRLEMLRSPDGSYDEFVYNWVDVLQTYWLRRPGLVDKLIATIEASDPAATRITPRDMLQGVLYPPINLFYHFVRKDEEGFSPALADALKLHKAYWTMNEEREKDIDGSFALGPLAIACLAYDGGFTIGVESEYLPKHLLQREWLGEFPT; from the coding sequence GTGATCGCAAATATCACCCGTCACGACATGCCGGGTGGCCCTGATGCCGAAAATTTTGCAGATCGGCTAACCAGGAGCCAGGCAAAGGACATTGATGAGCTTGAAGAGTCAGCAGACCTGATCGACTTCACATTTACAACATCCCTTTTGGCGCTGCACGCCCGCTGCGTCATTGACCCCCGCGCCGCAGCAATTGAAACATGGGAAGCCGCAGTCAACGCGATGCAGTTGGGCTCGACGCTTTTCGCCGTGACCGGTGCGAGCAATGGGACCATCGAGTGCCGTATCGATCGAAAGTTGCGGTCCATTCCGGCACTCGGCTCTATGTCAACTGCCGATGCGGGTAACTGGCTGACAGCTTTCTGGCTTGCTGTTATCTGTCGCGAACAGCAACGGATGACGCAACTTTGCGAGATCCGGTTGGAAATGCTCCGGTCACCTGATGGTTCCTACGACGAGTTCGTGTACAACTGGGTGGATGTCCTACAGACCTACTGGCTGCGGCGCCCGGGACTGGTGGACAAACTAATTGCCACGATCGAGGCGTCGGATCCGGCAGCGACCCGGATCACTCCGCGAGACATGCTGCAAGGTGTGCTTTATCCGCCGATCAACCTCTTTTACCACTTCGTGCGCAAGGACGAAGAGGGCTTCAGTCCCGCTCTGGCTGACGCATTGAAGCTGCACAAGGCTTACTGGACCATGAATGAGGAACGGGAGAAGGACATCGACGGAAGCTTCGCTCTGGGGCCGCTTGCCATCGCCTGTCTCGCATACGACGGCGGGTTCACAATCGGAGTCGAATCCGAGTACCTGCCCAAGCACCTCCTCCAGCGCGAATGGCTCGGCGAGTTCCCTACCTGA
- a CDS encoding DUF6507 family protein, with the protein MTAWDIKPQGVQGQLQVTGTHAGDLEKALTALVTTMSEAATAAGTAVPGSEASVPLQGPVPVGAAPLSAPTLGPVASALSQYLETRQGYLKSMAERIQAAVLGAAKATNEYVAGDLDAAKHAQDAAKAVRLDLLKDAPGGHK; encoded by the coding sequence ATGACGGCGTGGGACATCAAGCCGCAGGGGGTGCAGGGCCAGTTGCAGGTCACCGGCACGCATGCGGGTGACCTGGAGAAGGCTCTGACGGCTCTGGTCACGACGATGTCGGAGGCGGCGACGGCCGCGGGGACCGCCGTGCCGGGTTCGGAGGCCTCGGTGCCGTTGCAGGGCCCGGTGCCGGTGGGCGCGGCCCCGCTGTCGGCACCCACGCTCGGGCCGGTGGCCTCCGCGCTGAGCCAGTACCTGGAGACGCGCCAGGGCTACCTGAAGTCGATGGCGGAGCGTATCCAGGCCGCCGTGCTGGGGGCGGCGAAGGCCACCAACGAGTACGTGGCGGGCGACCTGGACGCGGCGAAGCACGCCCAGGACGCGGCCAAGGCCGTGCGGCTGGACCTGCTGAAGGATGCTCCCGGGGGGCACAAGTGA
- a CDS encoding pore-forming ESAT-6 family protein has product MATDSDRRSYDTGASTEAQGNIQAVIARLEQVISARDAQVKAAMLDFAADGVADEYHGKEIRWNNTSTEVRNIIQLLKTTLEKNDGTAQQTLARAKAAVDNIG; this is encoded by the coding sequence ATGGCCACGGACAGCGACCGCCGCTCCTACGACACGGGTGCGTCCACGGAGGCGCAGGGCAACATCCAGGCGGTCATCGCCCGCCTGGAGCAGGTGATCTCGGCGCGGGACGCGCAGGTGAAGGCAGCGATGCTGGACTTCGCCGCGGACGGTGTGGCGGACGAGTACCACGGCAAGGAAATCCGCTGGAACAACACCTCCACCGAGGTCAGGAACATCATCCAGCTGCTGAAGACGACGCTGGAGAAGAACGACGGCACCGCGCAGCAGACGCTTGCACGCGCGAAGGCAGCGGTCGACAACATCGGCTGA